The Phaseolus vulgaris cultivar G19833 unplaced genomic scaffold, P. vulgaris v2.0 scaffold_61, whole genome shotgun sequence genome includes the window tatcGTGTGGGATGACATCCCGCAAGTCAGCCCTTGTgaaaacgaggtctgactcccgcGGGTCATCCGGAAACTCCTCAGCAACTGAACGCACTGACCTCACTTATTTCTTACGctgagaggcagtgggtcctcctcCGGAAAAGCCGCCAGAAatggtgtgcacttctccgTGAGTCGGCATTTCGTGCGGTTGACCCTCCTCTGGTATCGCCAGGGCTGTGGTCGTAGTAGACCCATCGAGATAATCTTTTAGGAAACCATTCCTaacaagctcatccaactgataacCCAGCGCtaagcagttgttaatatggtgcccgAATGCCTCGTGAAACTCGCACCACGACTCTTTGTGGgatcccagcaccttgtcagacttcaccggtggcctcaacctgtcagctatgttgggcacaacgatgaggtctaTTTCCTTCTCTCCTTCCCTCTGCTCGACCCCTAGGCTGGGTCCTCCTTGCCTCGTAGGGGCGCTTCCTGTCTTGGTTCTTCCTCTCTGTGGCAGCTTCGTGGACCCTGGCGGGTTGTGCGCGCGACAGTTGTGCGTTTCTCGTACACCTCACCCTCAGAGGCAATGTGCTCTACTGCATGACGCCTTATCTCAGTGAAAGTTTTggggcggttgcggatgattGACTCGCAGAAAGGCCCTGGACACACCCCTTttctgaatgcgtacacgatcataggctcctccttggtgccaaccttcaccacatgcgccccaaagcggcttatgtactccttcaaagtctctccttgatactgcttcacgtcgaacaggtcgtatgAAACTGGAGGTGGAGCCCTATTCGCTAgatactgttctctgaataactgCGACAGCTGTGTGAAGgacgtgatatgaccctctgggaggctgacgaaccagtccatggccatcccagtcaaggtgctcatgaagagcttgcaccttacgacatcagagccgcctaccagcatcatctacgtgtggaacgcagtgaggtgcgcctcagggtcctctatccctgtgaaggttactTTGGGCCCCGTGAATGTGTTGGGGATCGCTGTCTCTTGGATCGCCTGTGAGAACGGCGTTGAGAATTCTCTTGGTGGGGTGACAGTCTCAGGCTCATCTACATCGCGCCATCCGCGGCGCAGCTCCTCGTTGGTACGGTGGAGCTCATTgtttctcgcctgagatgcCGCGAGATTCGcttgcatgcgctcttgctccaCTTTCAatgctgccattgcttcttgcaatccctgcatcatacccgtgagttgctgcatggtcatctcttcactctcaGTGCGCATCGATCCTTATCTCGTGGATCTCATCATCTAGGATTTTCACGGCCGTCGTGCAACTCCACAGGGTAAAGGAACTTAAACTCGTACGAACGTGATCGCACAGCGATTCAATAAAAGCAATTGGCAAAAATCCTCAACGAACAATGGCCTTTGGTAAAATCTCGAGGGAACTGGGTTGGAAACTgcaactggaactgaaaaactGTGTAGTGGGATTGaggttttatatcggccccatggtgggcgccaaatgttcctgttAGTTGACCGGGaccgtctttgcgcgtggcttgtcctcgcgagctagggcaccctCGTTCTGCTctgtctgtgagtacctgaaaagaagtggacgaaggggcgccctcgcagccgtttgcactccgacgatcaagtcagctagcgagaaacatcaaaggtaacacacctccgtatcggaacaccgtgaagggatgctctgaaggtggtcgaaaattTTGAGTAGCTAATACAGTGTGCCCTAATTGTCTGCACGCAGAGTGGGTGCGCCataaaacaactagggtttgttgctctgtgtaaactgtgagaattaggtcaaaactcggatcccctTTCAAACGTCTCAAGGCCCTTTTTAAACACCTCCCGcattaaagcgcgttaaagcgcattaaaggcgtgtaccgccctggtggtcgggtgcgatgacgtggcaccctgctacagtgtaggcgtgttgacaaggcgccaggttggcagttgggaaggaagtcg containing:
- the LOC137817432 gene encoding uncharacterized protein — protein: MAMDWFVSLPEGHITSFTQLSQLFREQYLANRAPPPVSYDLFDVKQYQGETLKEYISRFGAHVVKVGTKEEPMIVYAFRKGVCPGPFCESIIRNRPKTFTEIRRHAVEHIASEGEGEQEEVAAVISRHLDAFAWTATDMPGINPDVLCHHLTMDTKVRPVRQRRRKFNEERCLVVKEETQKLLSAEHIREIQYPEWLANVVLVKKANEKWRMCIDFTDLNKA